Proteins co-encoded in one Panulirus ornatus isolate Po-2019 chromosome 56, ASM3632096v1, whole genome shotgun sequence genomic window:
- the LOC139766008 gene encoding uncharacterized protein, protein MKLLIVMLALVMAATAQFNQGSFRQSFPNNRRAFIRFDDDFDDFFDDIDDDDSLEDLYEDLYDDDADDRAEARAALTRLRASGAITGNAFRNNRFITNRRNNGFRSTGFTNRGFVNRFNNNNNNNNRAASTNTRFNNARPNTRFGSTRPSNGFGSTFNQAPAPTPSPNRFRPNFKSNINTFNQAFRSSPTKRPFPPTPSSPAPPSIASPPGEAARRPQPRPSSPYPQGSTGPVVTATSSA, encoded by the exons ATGAAGCTCCTG ATCGTCATGTTGGCGCTGGTGATGGCGGCCACGGCCCAGTTCAACCAG ggCAGCTTCCGCCAGTCGTTCCCAAACAACCGTCGCGCCTTCATCCGCTTCGATGACGACTTCGACGACTTCTTCGACGACATCGACGATGACGATTCGCTGGAGGACCTGTACGAGGACCTTTACGACGACGACGCCGACGACCGCGCCGAGGCTCGCGCCGCCCTGACGCGTCTGAGGGCCTCCGGGGCCATTACAGGGAACGCCTTCAGGAACAACAGGTTCATCACTAACAG GAGAAACAACGGGTTCAGATCCACAGGCTTCACCAACAGAGGCTTCGTCAACCgattcaacaacaacaataacaacaacaacagggccGCCTCCACCAACACCCGCTTCAACAACGCGAGACCCAACACCCGCTTCGGCAGCACGAGACCCAGCAACGGCTTCGGCAGCACCTTCAACCAAGCCCCAGCTCCGACCCCGAGTCCGAACCGCTTCAGGCCTAACTTCAAAAGTAACATCAACACCTTCAACCAAGCCTTCAGATCCTCCCCAACCAAGAgacccttccctccaacaccaagtTCACCAGCACCTCCGTCAATAGCATCCCCACCGGGAGAAGCAGCAAGACGGCCACAACCTCGTCCTTCAAGTCCCTACCCTCAGGGTTCAACTGGCCCGGTGGTAACGGCTACTTCTTCAGCATGA